One region of Fragaria vesca subsp. vesca linkage group LG4, FraVesHawaii_1.0, whole genome shotgun sequence genomic DNA includes:
- the LOC101310985 gene encoding vignain-like: MEFTNLGKCLCLALILLMFGAWSSEATSRTLQDASMYGRYEQWMARYGRVYNDINEKEKRFQIFKANVAIVESSNNDASKPYKLSVNQFADLTNEEFITSRNRFKGHECSTKTTSFKYENVTVPATVDWRQKGAVTPVKDQGQCGCCWAFSAVAAMEGITQLTTGKLISLSEQELVDCDVNGEDQGCEGGLMDNAFDFINQNHGLSTEANYPYTGVDGTCNAQKEASHAASITGHEDVPANSESALLKAVANQPISVAIDASGSDFQLYSSGVFTGTCGTSLDHGVTAVGYGVSDDGTQYWLVKNSWGAQWGEEGYIRMQRDVTAPEGLCGIAMAASYPTA, from the exons ATGGAGTTCACCAACCTCGGAAAATGTCTTTGTTTGGCTTTGATCCTCTTGATGTTTGGGGCCTGGTCATCTGAAGCCACTTCTCGTACTCTCCAAGATGCATCAATGTATGGGAGATACGAGCAGTGGATGGCTCGTTATGGACGTGTCTACAATGACATTAACGAAAAGGAAAAGCGCTTCCAGATATTCAAGGCAAATGTAGCAATTGTAGAATCATCCAACAATGATGCAAGCAAACCGTACAAATTAAGTGTGAATCAATTTGCAGACCTCACAAATGAAGAATTCATTACCTCAAGAAATCGATTCAAGGGGCATGAATGTTCCACAAAGACCACTTCTTTCAAGTATGAAAACGTTACTGTGCCAGCTACTGTGGACTGGAGACAGAAAGGAGCTGTAACCCCAGTGAAGGACCAAGGCCAATGTG GATGCTGTTGGGCTTTCTCAGCTGTTGCGGCCATGGAAGGAATCACTCAACTTACAACAGGTAAGCTAATCTCTTTGTCAGAGCAAGAGCTGGTTGACTGTGATGTTAATGGAGAAGACCAAGGTTGTGAGGGTGGCTTGATGGACAATGCCTTTGATTTTATCAATCAAAATCATGGACTTAGTACTGAGGCTAATTATCCGTACACCGGAGTCGATGGTACATGCAATGCACAGAAGGAAGCAAGCCATGCAGCATCAATAACTGGCCATGAAGATGTGCCTGCAAATAGTGAAAGCGCCCTTCTGAAGGCCGTCGCCAATCAACCCATTTCTGTTGCCATTGATGCTAGTGGCTCTGATTTCCAATTGTATTCAAGTGGTGTTTTCACAGGAACTTGCGGAACAAGCCTAGACCATGGTGTTACTGCTGTTGGTTATGGCGTCAGTGATGATGGGACTCAGTATTGGTTGGTTAAGAACTCGTGGGGGGCACAATGGGGTGAAGAAGGGTACATAAGAATGCAAAGAGATGTTACTGCACCAGAAGGTCTATGTGGTATTGCTATGGCAGCCTCTTATCCCACTGCATAA